The following proteins are co-located in the Sandaracinaceae bacterium genome:
- a CDS encoding M23 family metallopeptidase yields MSFAGLCLVVLAIRQPPASALPDDAGARAVPRVTGVGARRTRGVSMPVKLALRPFTFSEEAAVSPVEFGLVASGFGYRRARLRRRRQFHAGIDFRARYGTAVLAARRGVVRHVASESDTQHGFLGYGNAVVVHHPDTDDFTLYAHLSAVLVVPGQMLVAGEKLGRVGNTNNQRFRGMTSHLHFEVRQRDSDGAEPFPGPYRDNAVDPLPWLVQHGMPLGVRRAVGLAYRADAPAGEEPLARLEALEDALASAHP; encoded by the coding sequence GTGAGCTTCGCGGGTCTGTGCCTCGTGGTACTGGCCATCCGCCAGCCACCGGCCAGCGCGCTCCCGGACGACGCTGGCGCGCGCGCCGTCCCACGGGTGACGGGCGTCGGGGCGCGTCGCACGCGAGGTGTGTCCATGCCCGTGAAGCTCGCGCTGCGCCCCTTCACGTTCTCCGAGGAGGCGGCGGTGTCGCCCGTCGAATTCGGGCTGGTCGCCAGCGGCTTTGGCTATCGCCGCGCGCGGCTGCGTCGCCGCAGGCAGTTCCACGCGGGCATCGACTTCCGCGCGCGCTACGGCACTGCGGTGCTCGCCGCGCGCCGAGGCGTCGTTCGCCACGTCGCGTCGGAGTCGGACACACAGCACGGCTTCCTCGGCTATGGCAACGCGGTCGTCGTGCACCATCCCGACACGGACGACTTCACGCTCTATGCGCACCTCTCGGCGGTGCTCGTGGTCCCCGGCCAGATGCTCGTGGCGGGAGAGAAGCTGGGTCGTGTGGGCAACACCAACAACCAACGTTTTCGCGGCATGACGTCGCACCTGCACTTCGAGGTCCGTCAGCGCGACAGCGACGGCGCGGAGCCCTTTCCCGGACCGTATCGGGACAACGCGGTCGATCCACTGCCTTGGCTGGTGCAGCACGGTATGCCCCTGGGCGTGCGCCGGGCGGTGGGCCTCGCGTACCGCGCGGACGCGCCTGCTGGGGAGGAGCCGCTCGCCCGCCTGGAGGCGCTCGAAGACGCGCTCGCGTCCGCTCACCCGTAG
- a CDS encoding VOC family protein has product MSERPFKVLGIQQIAVGGPDKAALRRLWVDTLGLTLHGNFQSEKENVDEDIAVLGSGPFKVEVDLMQPIDPEKKPRVDQPALNHIGLWVDDIHVAVEWLTAQGMRFTPGGIRKGAAGYDVCFVHPKGNEATPLSGEGVLIELVQAPPEVVEAFSKLA; this is encoded by the coding sequence GTGAGCGAACGCCCTTTCAAGGTCCTTGGTATTCAACAGATCGCCGTTGGCGGCCCCGACAAGGCGGCCTTGCGTCGCTTGTGGGTCGACACCCTGGGGTTGACGCTTCACGGCAACTTCCAGAGCGAGAAGGAGAACGTCGACGAGGACATCGCCGTGCTCGGCAGTGGCCCATTCAAGGTGGAGGTCGACCTCATGCAGCCGATCGACCCCGAGAAGAAGCCGCGCGTCGATCAGCCCGCGCTCAATCACATTGGCCTGTGGGTGGACGACATCCACGTCGCCGTCGAGTGGCTGACGGCGCAGGGCATGCGCTTCACGCCGGGCGGCATCCGGAAGGGCGCGGCGGGCTACGACGTCTGCTTCGTTCACCCCAAGGGCAACGAGGCAACCCCCCTGAGCGGTGAGGGGGTCTTGATCGAGCTCGTCCAGGCTCCCCCCGAGGTGGTCGAGGCTTTCTCGAAATTGGCGTAG